The following are from one region of the Actinoplanes sp. L3-i22 genome:
- a CDS encoding bifunctional diguanylate cyclase/phosphodiesterase — protein sequence MPSSWRLFLTYAGASLVPVLLLGVVLSFALAHEARDRGIGVARVEAALVARTAIEPNLGDRSLAAPLTAEELRELHRLADSAVGSGAVVRLRLRDTAGRVVFSDDGSGLGTEIEDEVLDAAGGAVVAHLTRLNSDRNDIGPAGQQVVEVYQPIVRGGAVLGVLEIYLPYDPIAREVSQGLHTVYLALAAGLLALWMILAAISGSTLRWITHQAGHDALTGLPNRTVFQRRAAAAVEAARREGRTAAVVLADIDRFKEVNDTLGHRTGDALLRELGGRLAATVRSGDTVARLGGDEFGLVLPDIGPDGIGPLLDRLRAALEAEAMVGTLPLSPEASFGYALAPDDGTDVDTLLRRADMAMYLAKGTRSGTARYDRRRDHYDAAQLALVAELRRAIETNELVLHYQPKAELRTGTICAVEALIRWQHPRRGTVPPDAFLPVAEQTGLIDPLTRWVLATALAQVAAWGAACETLSVAVNVSARNLGRADFADTVLATLAEAGVPAARLVVEITETALMTDPAVAADVLNRLAEAGIRISIDDFGRGQTSLGYLATLPLHELKIDKSFVDDLPDNPAHAAIVRSVIDLGHNLGLQVVAEGVETTEVAALLKAAGCDIAQGYLLARPMPGDDLPAWLTAGRAAVL from the coding sequence GTGCCCTCGTCGTGGAGGTTGTTCCTCACGTACGCCGGCGCGAGTCTCGTCCCGGTGCTGCTGCTGGGCGTGGTGCTGTCGTTCGCACTGGCACACGAGGCCCGTGACCGCGGAATCGGTGTCGCCCGGGTCGAGGCTGCCCTGGTCGCACGCACCGCGATCGAGCCGAACCTGGGCGACCGCTCCCTGGCCGCTCCCCTGACGGCCGAGGAGCTGCGGGAGCTGCACCGGCTGGCCGACAGCGCGGTCGGCTCGGGCGCGGTCGTGCGGCTGCGGCTGCGCGACACCGCGGGCCGGGTGGTCTTCTCCGACGACGGCTCGGGGCTGGGCACCGAGATCGAGGACGAGGTGCTGGACGCCGCCGGCGGCGCCGTGGTGGCCCATCTGACCAGGCTCAACTCCGACCGCAACGACATCGGGCCGGCCGGGCAGCAGGTGGTCGAGGTCTACCAGCCGATCGTGCGCGGCGGCGCGGTGCTCGGCGTGCTGGAGATCTACCTGCCGTACGACCCGATCGCCCGCGAGGTCAGCCAGGGCCTGCACACCGTCTACCTCGCCCTCGCCGCCGGCCTGCTGGCACTGTGGATGATCCTGGCCGCGATCAGCGGCTCCACCCTGCGCTGGATCACCCACCAGGCCGGCCACGACGCGCTCACCGGACTGCCGAACCGCACGGTGTTCCAGCGCCGGGCGGCCGCGGCCGTCGAGGCCGCCCGGCGCGAGGGCCGCACGGCGGCCGTGGTGCTGGCCGACATCGACCGGTTCAAGGAGGTCAACGACACGCTCGGGCACCGCACCGGCGACGCCCTGCTGCGCGAGCTGGGCGGCCGGCTCGCCGCCACGGTGCGCTCCGGGGACACCGTGGCCCGGCTCGGCGGCGACGAGTTCGGCCTGGTGCTGCCGGACATCGGGCCGGACGGGATCGGGCCGCTGCTCGACCGGCTGCGGGCCGCGCTGGAGGCCGAGGCGATGGTCGGCACGCTGCCGCTGTCGCCGGAGGCGAGTTTCGGGTACGCGCTGGCGCCCGACGACGGCACCGATGTGGACACCCTGCTGCGGCGCGCCGACATGGCGATGTACCTGGCCAAGGGCACCCGCAGCGGCACCGCCCGCTACGACCGGCGGCGCGACCACTACGACGCGGCCCAGCTGGCCCTGGTCGCCGAGCTGCGCCGGGCGATCGAGACCAACGAGCTGGTGCTGCACTACCAGCCGAAGGCCGAGCTGCGGACCGGGACGATCTGCGCGGTCGAGGCGCTGATCCGCTGGCAGCATCCGCGGCGCGGCACGGTGCCGCCCGACGCGTTCCTGCCGGTCGCCGAGCAGACCGGCCTGATCGACCCGCTGACCCGCTGGGTGCTGGCCACCGCCCTGGCCCAGGTCGCGGCGTGGGGAGCGGCCTGCGAGACGCTGAGCGTGGCGGTCAACGTGTCGGCCCGCAACCTGGGCCGCGCCGACTTCGCCGACACCGTGCTGGCCACCCTGGCCGAGGCCGGCGTCCCCGCCGCCCGGCTGGTCGTCGAGATCACCGAGACGGCGCTGATGACCGACCCGGCGGTCGCCGCCGACGTGCTGAACCGCCTGGCCGAGGCCGGGATCCGGATCAGCATCGACGACTTCGGGCGGGGGCAGACCTCGCTGGGCTACCTGGCCACCCTCCCGCTGCACGAGCTGAAGATCGACAAGAGCTTCGTCGACGACCTGCCGGACAACCCGGCCCATGCGGCGATCGTCCGGTCGGTGATCGATCTCGGCCACAACCTGGGCCTGCAGGTCGTCGCCGAGGGGGTCGAGACGACCGAGGTCGCCGCGCTGCTCAAGGCCGCGGGCTGCGACATCGCCCAGGGCTACCTGCTGGCCCGGCCGATGCCGGGCGACGACCTGCCGGCCTGGCTGACCGCCGGCCGGGCGGCCGTGCTCTGA
- a CDS encoding TIM-barrel domain-containing protein, translated as MAGRGFLTTRLAVLLTGLLALVATPGTALAAPKPPQVRGQVVQAGHLRVQVLSPTMLRLEYAADDQFEDRATFNAVDRAPGHTWFQAGTSGGELRVRTSAVTLHYDLDSGPVTPANTTLDLTVAGRRTSVHPGFGVPAGEPLGGWYRGLDYYAGQAGPVDQLSLHPGLLDKRGWYLLDDTATAVRTAGDQLTARPAHAGTYQDGYLFGYGHDYPRALADLRTLTGPSVLPPEWAFGTWFSKYQAYSTADYENELLPAFKNHRVPLDSLVMDTDWKAPNQWAGWNWNPALFPDPAAFLARLRSEGVNATLNVHAAISGDDPRFAQAQATAKGKLQPSANSFAPNPYRFDWGDPDQAAAFTQLHQQFEQQGVRQWWLDYCCDDSTVSTPGVTPDSWVNELYRRDGDARGLRGFALSRIGAAFPSYQMVGSSGPWAEHRSTVHFTGDTEATFATLAFAAAMTPAEGAGIGESYVSHDIGSFAGKHLSDDLYLRWVQLGAFQPILRLHSDHGDRLPWEYNDVVGGPAADFLRLRESLVPYLYTAARQNYDTGLPMARALYLNWPEQAAAYQHDTEYMLGDSLLVAPVTTPGLSTAVPVWFPPGTWTDFFTGETFRGPATRTVGATPDHMPVYVRAGGVLAQRAGDVNVAGQARDQLTLTAYPHASTTTSVYEDAGDGLGYRTGQSARIPVRYTEGRRSALTVGPVTGGYPGAPATRRYTVAFAGVARPHQVSVGGRPASWSYDAARHLLTVTVPATASGRAVTVEHDGAVLSPGQQPAVETTFVAPDGLQSGATSTLVATVTNHGPGTITGVSAAVSAPAGWVVTPRGPTGVASLAPGATFTARYDATPAGASPRTQPVTVQITYRNPDGSAGAVPASLTVPLAPVAVTFRVLAPPGTPPDATLYVPGSIAQLGPWDPAKQPMTDRGNGVWEATVSILDGTDLQYKYTRGSWDTVEEWGSITGTNNRSVSVDGGITHTMLVDDTATTWGDGPDLHKAIQFWRDPLVVSTSASASAVTVRFQRDVQPTGTDWSASITVTGVAGTVAETEPGTLVWTPAASLPAGTYTATVNQVTSAVSDGVPMQKPYTFAFTVP; from the coding sequence ATGGCGGGCCGCGGCTTTCTCACCACCAGACTGGCTGTTCTGCTGACCGGGCTGCTGGCGCTGGTCGCCACGCCGGGCACGGCACTGGCCGCACCGAAACCGCCGCAGGTCCGCGGTCAGGTCGTGCAGGCCGGGCACCTGCGGGTGCAGGTGCTCAGCCCGACGATGCTGCGGCTGGAGTACGCGGCCGACGACCAATTCGAGGACCGGGCGACGTTCAACGCCGTCGACCGCGCGCCCGGGCACACCTGGTTCCAGGCCGGCACCAGCGGCGGCGAGCTGCGGGTGCGCACCAGCGCCGTGACGCTGCACTACGACCTGGACAGCGGCCCGGTGACGCCGGCCAACACCACCCTCGACCTGACCGTCGCCGGCCGGCGCACCAGCGTGCACCCGGGCTTCGGGGTGCCGGCCGGGGAGCCGCTCGGCGGTTGGTACCGCGGCCTGGACTACTACGCCGGGCAGGCCGGCCCGGTCGACCAGCTCAGCCTGCACCCGGGCCTGCTCGACAAGCGGGGCTGGTACCTGCTCGACGACACGGCGACCGCGGTGCGCACGGCCGGCGACCAGCTCACCGCCCGCCCGGCGCACGCCGGGACCTATCAGGACGGTTACCTGTTCGGGTACGGCCACGACTATCCGCGGGCGCTGGCCGACCTGCGTACCCTCACCGGTCCGTCGGTGTTGCCGCCGGAGTGGGCGTTCGGCACCTGGTTCTCCAAGTACCAGGCCTACAGCACCGCCGACTACGAGAACGAGCTGCTGCCGGCGTTCAAGAACCACCGGGTGCCGCTGGACTCGCTGGTGATGGACACCGACTGGAAGGCGCCGAACCAGTGGGCCGGCTGGAACTGGAACCCCGCGCTGTTCCCGGACCCGGCGGCGTTCCTGGCCCGGCTGCGCTCCGAGGGCGTCAACGCCACGCTCAACGTGCACGCCGCGATCAGCGGCGACGACCCGCGGTTCGCGCAGGCGCAGGCCACCGCGAAGGGCAAACTGCAGCCGTCGGCCAACAGCTTCGCGCCGAACCCGTACCGCTTCGACTGGGGTGACCCGGACCAGGCGGCCGCGTTCACCCAGCTGCACCAGCAGTTCGAGCAGCAGGGCGTGCGCCAGTGGTGGCTGGACTACTGCTGCGACGACAGCACGGTGAGCACGCCCGGGGTCACCCCGGACAGCTGGGTCAACGAGCTGTACCGGCGCGACGGGGACGCGCGCGGGCTGCGGGGCTTCGCGCTGTCGCGGATCGGGGCGGCTTTCCCGTCGTACCAAATGGTCGGCTCTTCCGGTCCTTGGGCCGAACATCGCAGCACCGTGCACTTCACCGGCGACACCGAGGCGACCTTCGCCACGCTGGCCTTCGCCGCGGCGATGACCCCGGCCGAGGGCGCGGGCATCGGCGAGTCCTATGTGAGTCACGACATCGGCAGCTTCGCCGGCAAGCACCTCAGCGACGACCTGTACCTGCGGTGGGTGCAGCTGGGCGCGTTCCAGCCGATCCTGCGGCTGCACTCGGATCACGGCGACCGGCTGCCCTGGGAGTACAACGACGTGGTCGGCGGGCCGGCGGCCGACTTCCTGCGGCTGCGCGAGTCGCTGGTGCCCTACCTGTACACCGCGGCCCGGCAGAACTACGACACCGGGCTGCCGATGGCCCGCGCGCTCTACCTGAACTGGCCCGAGCAGGCCGCCGCCTACCAGCACGACACGGAGTACATGCTGGGCGACTCGCTGCTGGTCGCGCCGGTGACCACGCCCGGGCTCAGCACCGCCGTGCCGGTCTGGTTCCCGCCGGGCACCTGGACCGACTTCTTCACCGGCGAGACGTTCCGCGGGCCGGCCACCCGGACGGTCGGCGCGACCCCCGATCACATGCCGGTCTACGTACGCGCCGGGGGCGTGCTCGCCCAGCGCGCCGGTGACGTCAACGTCGCCGGTCAGGCCCGCGACCAACTCACCCTGACCGCCTACCCGCACGCTTCGACCACGACTTCGGTGTACGAGGACGCCGGCGACGGCCTCGGCTACCGCACCGGGCAGTCCGCGCGGATCCCGGTCCGCTACACCGAGGGGCGGCGCTCCGCGCTGACCGTGGGTCCGGTCACCGGCGGCTATCCGGGCGCTCCGGCCACCCGCCGCTACACCGTCGCGTTCGCCGGCGTGGCCCGCCCGCACCAGGTGAGCGTCGGCGGGCGGCCCGCGTCGTGGAGCTACGACGCCGCCCGGCATCTACTCACCGTGACCGTGCCGGCGACCGCGTCCGGGCGGGCGGTCACCGTCGAGCACGACGGCGCGGTGCTCTCGCCCGGCCAGCAGCCCGCGGTCGAGACCACCTTCGTCGCACCGGACGGGCTGCAGTCCGGCGCGACCAGCACCCTGGTGGCCACCGTCACCAACCACGGGCCGGGCACGATCACCGGCGTTTCGGCGGCGGTCAGCGCGCCGGCCGGCTGGGTGGTCACGCCGCGCGGGCCGACCGGGGTGGCCTCGCTCGCGCCCGGCGCCACGTTCACCGCGCGGTACGACGCGACGCCGGCCGGGGCCTCGCCGCGGACCCAGCCGGTGACCGTGCAGATCACGTACCGTAATCCCGATGGCAGCGCCGGAGCCGTGCCCGCCTCGCTCACCGTGCCCCTCGCACCGGTCGCGGTGACCTTCCGGGTGCTCGCGCCGCCGGGCACGCCGCCGGACGCGACGCTCTACGTCCCCGGCAGCATCGCCCAGCTCGGCCCGTGGGACCCGGCCAAGCAGCCGATGACCGACCGCGGCAACGGCGTCTGGGAGGCGACCGTGTCGATCCTGGACGGCACGGATCTGCAGTACAAGTACACCCGGGGCAGCTGGGACACGGTCGAGGAGTGGGGTTCGATCACCGGCACCAACAACCGCAGTGTCAGCGTCGACGGCGGGATCACGCACACCATGCTGGTCGACGACACCGCGACCACCTGGGGGGACGGGCCCGACCTGCACAAGGCGATCCAGTTCTGGCGCGACCCGCTGGTGGTCAGCACGTCCGCGAGCGCGAGCGCGGTCACCGTGCGGTTCCAGCGCGACGTCCAGCCGACCGGGACCGACTGGTCCGCATCGATCACGGTGACCGGGGTGGCCGGCACGGTCGCCGAGACCGAGCCGGGAACGCTGGTCTGGACGCCCGCGGCCAGCCTGCCGGCCGGCACGTACACGGCCACGGTGAACCAGGTGACCAGCGCGGTCTCCGACGGGGTGCCGATGCAGAAGCCCTACACGTTCGCGTTCACCGTGCCCTGA
- a CDS encoding DUF2855 family protein, whose amino-acid sequence MPDSWTFAVLRDDLAKTTLTAGVTPAPGDGEALLRVDRVGLTANNVTYAVLGEAMRYWQFFPGGPGPQWGLPPLWGFADVIASRAAGVEVGQRVYGYLPPASHLVVRPERTDASGFRDASAHRAQLPSPYNAYRATTGDPAYRADQEDLLVLFRPLFFTSFMLADQVADNDFYGARSLVLSSASSKTAYAAAFELRGRGPRVIGLTSPGNAEFTAALGCYDQVLTYDQVDRLDSVPTAYLDLSGAPALRAALRERLGDRLVRDVAVGLTGQVPNAEQAGEVFFAPVQMRKRRLDWGRDGLDERFAAAWQRFAAVVGQWLEVREGAGPEDLRQAWLDVLDGRVPPRVGNIVCL is encoded by the coding sequence ATGCCTGATTCGTGGACCTTCGCGGTCCTCCGCGACGACCTCGCCAAGACCACGCTCACCGCGGGGGTGACGCCCGCGCCCGGCGACGGCGAGGCGCTGCTGCGGGTGGACCGGGTCGGCCTGACCGCCAACAACGTCACGTACGCGGTGCTCGGCGAGGCGATGCGCTACTGGCAGTTCTTCCCCGGCGGGCCCGGGCCGCAGTGGGGACTGCCGCCGCTGTGGGGGTTCGCCGACGTGATCGCGTCGCGGGCCGCCGGGGTCGAGGTGGGTCAGCGGGTCTACGGCTACCTGCCGCCGGCGTCGCACCTGGTGGTGCGGCCGGAGCGGACCGACGCGTCCGGATTCCGCGACGCCAGCGCGCACCGGGCGCAGCTGCCCTCGCCGTACAACGCCTACCGGGCCACCACCGGCGACCCGGCGTACCGGGCCGACCAGGAGGACCTGCTGGTGCTGTTCCGGCCACTGTTCTTCACCTCGTTCATGCTGGCCGACCAGGTCGCCGACAACGACTTCTACGGGGCGCGCTCGCTGGTGCTGTCCTCGGCGTCGAGCAAGACCGCCTACGCCGCCGCGTTCGAGCTGCGCGGCCGCGGCCCCCGGGTGATCGGGCTGACCTCGCCGGGCAACGCCGAGTTCACCGCCGCGCTGGGCTGCTACGACCAGGTGCTCACCTACGACCAGGTGGACCGGCTCGATTCGGTGCCGACCGCCTACCTCGACCTGTCCGGCGCCCCGGCGCTGCGGGCCGCGCTGCGCGAGCGCCTCGGTGACCGGCTGGTACGCGACGTCGCGGTCGGGCTCACCGGCCAGGTCCCGAACGCCGAGCAGGCCGGCGAGGTGTTCTTCGCGCCGGTGCAGATGCGCAAGCGGCGCCTGGACTGGGGCCGCGACGGGCTCGACGAGCGGTTCGCCGCCGCCTGGCAGCGGTTCGCCGCGGTGGTGGGGCAGTGGCTGGAGGTGCGCGAGGGCGCCGGCCCGGAGGACCTGCGGCAGGCGTGGCTGGACGTGCTGGACGGCCGGGTCCCGCCCCGGGTGGGCAACATTGTGTGTCTCTGA
- a CDS encoding methyl-accepting chemotaxis protein — protein MAARNWFGDLGVQTKVLAAVTVAAAVAVAVGTAGLIGLAKTSEVARLISTSNVASITAVGQLRTAAEKTQADSANQALSPDATVAKAFTESFTADLQAFTDAMTAYRASNPAGNPDTIADLDTVWGQYVTLANDKLLALGTANKLSDWSTVRDTAVKPVIDKVRTDLEELDNAEKADAVKNADKAQSTYSSSRTLALVLLITGVLVALGLGLFVARRIVQSLTKVREVCDALAVNDLTKLSGLTTADEPGRMGQALDAAIVNLRQTVSTIDESASSLAGASEEMTGTASQMANSAQEASAQAQAVSAAAEQISRSVDTVSAGSEEMGASIREISQNASEAARVAAEAVGVTESTSAIMNKLGESSAEIGNVIKVITSIAEQTNLLALNATIEAARAGDMGKGFAVVASEVKDLAQETARATEDISARVEAIQADTSGAVAAIEEISQVISRISDFQTTIASAVEEQTATTAEMSRSVSEAAGGTNEIAQGITGVANAAEATSRGVAETQQATAELARMSQQLSTLVGTFRR, from the coding sequence GTGGCAGCCAGGAACTGGTTCGGCGATCTGGGCGTGCAGACGAAGGTGCTCGCCGCGGTCACGGTGGCCGCCGCGGTCGCCGTGGCGGTCGGCACCGCCGGGCTGATCGGGCTGGCCAAGACCAGCGAGGTCGCCCGGCTGATCTCGACGAGCAACGTCGCCAGCATCACGGCGGTCGGGCAGCTACGGACCGCCGCGGAGAAGACCCAGGCGGACTCGGCGAACCAGGCGCTGTCGCCGGACGCGACGGTCGCCAAGGCCTTCACCGAGAGCTTCACCGCCGACCTGCAGGCGTTCACCGACGCGATGACCGCGTACCGGGCCAGCAATCCGGCGGGAAACCCGGACACCATCGCCGACCTGGACACCGTCTGGGGTCAGTACGTCACGCTCGCCAACGACAAGCTGCTGGCCCTGGGCACCGCGAACAAGCTGTCGGACTGGTCGACGGTCCGCGACACCGCCGTCAAACCGGTGATCGACAAGGTGCGCACCGACCTCGAGGAGTTGGACAACGCCGAGAAGGCCGACGCGGTGAAGAACGCCGACAAGGCCCAGAGCACGTACTCGTCCAGCCGCACCCTGGCCCTGGTCCTGCTGATCACCGGCGTACTGGTCGCCCTGGGTCTCGGGTTGTTCGTGGCCCGCCGGATCGTGCAGTCGCTGACCAAGGTGCGCGAGGTCTGTGACGCCCTCGCCGTCAACGACCTGACCAAGCTCAGCGGGCTCACCACCGCCGACGAGCCGGGCCGGATGGGCCAGGCGCTCGACGCGGCCATCGTCAACCTGCGCCAGACCGTGTCCACCATCGACGAGTCCGCGTCGTCGCTGGCCGGCGCGTCGGAGGAGATGACCGGCACGGCCAGTCAGATGGCGAACTCGGCGCAGGAGGCGTCGGCGCAGGCCCAGGCCGTGTCGGCCGCCGCCGAGCAGATCTCGCGCAGCGTCGACACCGTCTCGGCGGGCAGCGAGGAGATGGGCGCGTCGATCCGGGAGATCTCGCAGAACGCGTCGGAGGCGGCCCGGGTCGCGGCCGAGGCGGTCGGCGTCACCGAGAGCACCTCGGCGATCATGAACAAGCTCGGCGAGTCGTCGGCCGAGATCGGCAACGTGATCAAGGTGATCACCTCGATCGCCGAGCAGACCAACCTGCTCGCCCTGAACGCCACCATCGAGGCGGCCCGGGCCGGCGACATGGGCAAGGGCTTCGCCGTGGTCGCCTCCGAGGTCAAGGACCTGGCCCAGGAGACCGCCCGGGCCACCGAGGACATCTCCGCGCGGGTCGAGGCGATCCAGGCCGACACCAGCGGCGCGGTCGCCGCGATCGAGGAGATCTCCCAGGTGATCTCGCGGATCAGCGACTTCCAGACGACCATCGCGTCGGCGGTCGAGGAGCAGACCGCGACCACCGCCGAGATGAGCCGCAGCGTCTCGGAGGCGGCCGGCGGCACCAACGAGATCGCCCAGGGCATCACCGGGGTCGCCAACGCGGCCGAGGCGACCAGCCGGGGCGTCGCCGAGACCCAGCAGGCGACCGCCGAACTGGCCCGGATGTCGCAGCAGCTCAGCACCCTGGTCGGCACCTTCCGCCGCTGA
- a CDS encoding ornithine cyclodeaminase family protein: protein MADVLPYLDADDVFALPPAEAVAAIEAALHAGLDPSAGVPRSSVPLRHGSMLVMPAESGTHAGVKLVTIAPGNAERGLPRINALYTLFDAVTLRPAAILDGTALTTLRTPAVSLAAVHRFLPSAPRVVVFGAGPQGAGHLATLRALVTPASVTVITRSGDVGPGEAEAALRAADMVVCATTARAPLFDSALLGERAIVIAVGSHEPDAREVDAAFCARATVIVEDRATALREAGDVIQAVAANAFDPGTLLTIADVLRGAPVPSGPILFKGTGMAWQDLVVAEAVLTRFRSAR, encoded by the coding sequence ATGGCCGATGTCCTGCCCTACCTCGACGCCGACGACGTGTTCGCGCTGCCGCCGGCCGAGGCGGTCGCGGCGATCGAGGCCGCGCTGCACGCCGGTCTCGACCCGTCCGCCGGAGTCCCGCGCAGCAGTGTGCCGCTGCGCCACGGGTCCATGCTGGTGATGCCCGCCGAGTCCGGCACGCACGCCGGGGTCAAGCTGGTGACGATCGCGCCGGGCAACGCCGAGCGTGGCCTGCCCCGGATCAACGCGCTCTACACCCTGTTCGACGCGGTCACCCTGCGACCGGCCGCGATCCTCGACGGCACCGCGCTGACCACCCTGCGCACGCCGGCGGTCTCCCTCGCCGCCGTCCACCGGTTCCTGCCGTCGGCGCCCCGGGTGGTCGTGTTCGGTGCCGGGCCGCAGGGCGCCGGGCACCTCGCGACGCTGCGCGCGCTGGTCACGCCCGCCTCGGTCACGGTGATCACGCGCAGCGGCGACGTCGGGCCCGGCGAGGCCGAAGCGGCGCTGCGGGCCGCGGACATGGTCGTCTGCGCCACCACCGCCCGGGCGCCGCTGTTCGACTCGGCGCTGCTGGGCGAGCGGGCGATCGTGATCGCGGTCGGCTCGCACGAGCCGGACGCCCGGGAGGTCGACGCCGCGTTCTGCGCCCGCGCCACGGTGATCGTCGAGGACCGGGCGACCGCCCTGCGCGAGGCCGGCGACGTGATCCAGGCCGTCGCCGCGAACGCCTTCGACCCCGGCACGCTGCTCACCATCGCCGACGTGCTCCGGGGCGCGCCGGTGCCCTCCGGCCCGATCCTGTTCAAGGGCACCGGCATGGCCTGGCAGGACCTGGTCGTCGCCGAGGCGGTCCTGACCCGCTTCCGGAGCGCCCGATAG